ACAGAAAAAAGCGAAAGTGAAACTTTTGCTTGGACACGACCGGCCCGAGCTTGGGATGGGCGACTGGACGAACCAATCTGACCATGCCGCCTTTCACGCAGCGAAGATCCCTTTCATCTATTTCGGCGTTGAGGACCACAAGGACTATCACCGCCCAACCGACGATTTCGTGAACATCCAGCCGGAGTTTTATGTGAGGGCGGTGGAGACGATTATTGAGGCTCTTCGAAGCTTTGACAAATAAGTGTAGAGCCGGCGATTTGGAGATGAAGGCAACTTTTTTCATATTTTTGACGCTCTTCGGATTTTTAAGCGGGGCGTGTATTGATTATCGTTCTCGGAACGATGCCGCAGTTGAGCGACTAAGACAGGCATTCCTGCAAGATGACTTCAACCAGATTTACAACGAGGCGGACAGCATCACTCGTGATGGACTTTCGCGGGATGAATTTTCAGCTCGTTTGCGTCCTGCCGTGCGATTGCTTAAAAGTATCGATCCGGAGCTGAACTGGCGTCGCGATGAACGTGGTTCTCCGGAAAAGGCGATTTACCGCGACGATAACTGGTCGGCCCTGATTCTGGAGAGAAATGATCGGAAGGTGGCCATAACACTTGATTGGGGCGACCAATTTCGATTGTGCGGGATGGCGATATCCGGTGATGTTCCGGACGGAGGTAATCGGATTTTTCGAAATTGCGATTAACGATCTTTAGGATTATGGCACTTTCACTAAGACGCAAAACGCACGAATCGATCGTGTATATCGACAAGGACTCGGCACCGCGGATCATGCCGAATGGCGAAGATTTTATCCTTGAGGACATTCCGATCGGGACACGGGTCATTTATCCGAATCCGCCGATCAAGGGTTTGCCGAATCGCGAGGCGGCGATCCGGTATGCCGTAAACCACCCTATCGAGATGGAGCCGCTATATGCACTGCTCGAACCGGGGATGCGGGTGACGATCGCGATGGACGACATTTCGCTGCCGCTGCCGCCGATGGCGACGCCGGATATGCGGCAGACGATGCTTGAGGTCGTGCTGGATATGTGCGGCGCGAACGGCGTCGACGATATTCATCTCATCATCGCAAACTCGCTGCACCGCAAGATGACGGCGTGGGAAATGAAGCGGATGGTGGGCGATGCGATCTATAACGAATATTACCCCGACCGCTATTACAACCACGACGCCGAAGACGACGACAATCTGGTCACGCTCGGCCACACGCGCCACAACGAACCGCTTCGTGTGAACAAGCGAGCGATCGAGAGCGACCTGCTGATCTATCTGAACATCAACCTTGTCCCGATGGACGGCGGGCATAAGTCCGTGGCGGTGGGGTTATGCGATTACGAATCCTTGCGTGCTCACCACGAGCCGCAGACGATCCGCGATTCGCATTCCTATATGGACCCGCCTGCATCCGAGCTGAACCACAAGGTCATCCGGTTGGGCAAGCTTGTCGATGAGCAGTGCAAGGTGTTTCATATCGAAACTGCCTTGAACAACAGGATGTTCCCTGAGGGCTACGACATCCTGACGCGGAACGAGGACGAGTTTTCGTTCATGGACCGGATGAAGTGGGAAGCGATGGCGAGAACATTCTCAAAAATGCCGCGTGCCGCACGCAGGAAGATGCTTCATGCCATCCCGGCCCAGTATGAACTGATAGGCTGCTACGCGGGCAAGACCGAGCCGGTCCACGACAAGATCCTCGAGCTCAACTATAGGCAGTACGAAATTCCGGTAAAGGGCCAGTGCGACATCCTGATCTCGGGCATCCCGGACATCTCGCCGTATAACGTCTATTCGGCGTTGAATCCGCTGCTCGTGCAGGTGATGGCGCTCGGGTACCACTTCAATATGTACCGGAACAAGCCGCTGCTCAGAAAGGGCGGCGTGATGATCATTACGCATCCGTGTTTCGACGAGTTCGATCACAATTTTCACCCGTCGTACATCGAGTTTTTCCACCGGCTGCTGCCGGAATCGCGCGATGCGTTCTACCTTCGCGAAAAATACGAACGCGAGTTCGCGTCGAACCCGGCATACGTCGAGATGTACCGCCGCGGCAACGCATATCACGGTGCGCACCCATTCTTTATGTGGTACTGGGGCGAAAACGGCCGCCAGCACGTCGGCAAGGTCATCGTCGCCGGAGCCGAAAACGCCCACGTCCCCGAAATGCTAGGCTGGGAACGTGCCGACAACCTGACCGAGGCAATCGCTATGGGCCGCTCGTATATGGGCCGCAACGCCGAGATAACGATGCTGCATCAGCCGATTATTGGGTTGTGTAATGTGAGTGATTAGACTCAGGCGGTCACGGTTTGTGACCGCTTCGATTCCAACGATGCTTGAGATTGAATTCGAAGAACCATCAACAATCACCTGCGAATGCTGCCAGGGAAGCACGACTCGGTTGACTAGGTTTGTATATCAGGATGACGATGCGTTCGCGGTTTATTATGCGTTGTTTTCGGATAAGCACCGGCACGACGGAGTTGTCGGCATCGTGAGCTTGGGTGAGTGGGACGACGATGAGATTCCGCCATCGCGCGTCGCCTTTTCATTCCGACTCTGGGAAGGCGAAGACAACTTTAACGTCACGATCATCGATGCGAACGAGTCTGAATGGTCGGACGTCGAAATACTTGGTCGCAAGCTTACACGTGAGGAGGCCCTAGACCATCCATGGGTTAAGGATGTCTACCACATCATCGACCATGTGATCGATGAGGATCCTGTGATTCGAGAGTTCTTTTCTTCGGAACCAGTTCATTGACGAAAGTAATGAAACTATCACCATCAGAAATATTTAAGGGCAAGAACATCTTCTTTATCGGCGGGACGGGATTCGTCGGGAAGGTGACTTTGTCGATGCTGCTGCACAATTTTCCGGATATCGGAAAGGTTTATGCGACGGTGCGGGCGCGGGATGAGAATGAATCAAGGACGCGGTTTTGGACGAGTATTGTCACGTCGCCGACGTTTGATCCATTAAGGGAGAAGTACGGCGACGGGTTCGACGACTTCATTAAGTCAAAGGTAGTTCCGGTCAACGGCGACGTAGGCAATGAGTATCTCGGGCTTGACGAAAAGGAAGCTAAGAAGATAATGCGCGTTACCGACATCATCATAAATGGTGCCGGAAATGTAACGTTTAATCCGCCGCTTGAGTCGGCATTACGTACAAACGTCGTAGGTTCGAACAACATTATCAAGATGGCCCGAATGATGAAGAAGCCGCGGCTTGTGCACGTTTCGACGTGTTTTGTTGCAGGGAAGCGTTCGGGAGCGATCTGGGAGAACGAGCCGGTCGTCGGTTATTTTCCGCGAAAGAACGAGCTTGTCGGCACGACCTTCGACGTGAATCGCGAGATCGAGGATTGTGCCCGCTTGAGCGAACAAGCACGTCAGGAAGCCGACGACGCGGTCCAGGCCGCAAAGTTTCGTGAACAGGCCCGCAATCGATTTATCGAAGAAGGCCGCGATCCGGACGATGAGGCTGAGCTGAAATCGGCGATCTTTCGCGAACGCAAAATGTGGATCCGCGAAAGGACGACGGAACTTGGTGCCGAGCGAGCCGAGTATTGGGGATGGACGAATATTTATACATATTCGAAGTCGCTCGCCGAGCAGATCATTGCTTCGCAGGACGACATCGTGAAGACGTTGGTGCGTCCGTCGATCGTCGAATCATCGAATCAGTATCCGTTCCCGGGCTGGAACGAGGGATTTACGACCACCGCACCGCTGATCCTGATCGCACTTCGCGGACAGCCGATAATTCCGGTCAACGAAAAATTGATCCTCGATATCATCCCGGTCGACATGGTAGCCGGCGTGATAATCGCGGCGGCAATGAATGCACTGGTCGATGACGATCCGCCACTTGTTTTCCAGGCATCATCGGGCGATTCGAATCCGAACGATATGAAACGCATCGTCGGGCTTGTCGGGCTTTACAAGCGACAGCATTTTGACGAAAAGGAAACAGGTAACAAGATCATCAACAAGCTTGCCGGAATGGTCGAGGCCGTCCCGGTGAAACAGCGTACTTACGAACTGACCAGTGCTCCGATGCTGAACAAGTTAGCGAAAAGGGCAGACGATCTGATGGATCGTGCAACACCGCGTTGGGGCGGCGGGCGGATCGGCAATATCATCTCTGACCTCAAAAGATCGACCGAAGATTTCAAACAGGCGACCCAGGACACGATGGACGCGTTTGCGATGTTCAAACCGTTCATGATCGATAACGAATATCTTTATCGATCTGATAATGTTCGGGCATTGATGTCTGTCATTAAGGAGAAGGAAAAGCATCTGTTGCCTTGGTATCCCGAAAAGCTCGATTGGTATGACTATTGGTTGAACGTCCATTTTCCGGGAATGCGAAAGTGGGTTTTGCCGACACTTGAAGAAGAGCTGAAAGCGGTCGAAAAGCGTTCGTACACCTACAAGGACCTGCTTGACCTCTTTGACACCTCCGTTAAGCGTTTTCCGACCCGTGTCGCAATGCGGATCGAGCGAAACGGACGACGTGAGCAATATACATATGATGATGTCCGCGAACTGACGATGCGCGCGGCCGGCTTTCTCGCAGACAAGGGCATCAAACCGGGCGATCGGGTGATCTTGTTCTCGAACAATATGCCCGAATGGGGGATGACCTATTTCGGGATCCTCAAGGCCGGTGCGACGGCGGTCCCGATCGACCCGGCGAGTTCAGTTGATGAGATCGTCAATTTTGCAAAGGCGGGTGAGGTCTCCGCGATAGTCGTTTCGCCGAAGCTGTCAGCTGAGCATCCGGAATTGAAAGCAAAGCTCGATGAGGCGATAGACAGCCGGAAAAAAGGTGGCGTTTCGGTTTGGACGTTCGATGAGGTCTTCGAATTGCCTGACGAGCTTGAGGAATCCAAGCGGCTCGCTCTGCTGCCTGCAAAAGTGCTCGGCAACGCGGTCGCGTCGCTGATCTTCACCTCGGGCACGACGGGCAAGCCAAAGGCCGTGATGCTCTCGCACAAGAACTTTACGAACATGATCTCGATGCTGTCGTCCGTACTTGATATGGATCTGACTGACGGCGTGCTCTCCGTCCTGCCGATGCACCACACGTTTGAATTTTCGGCAGGTTTTCTCACGCCGTTCTCAAATGGTACGCAGATCACATATCTAAACGAACTTACCGCAGAAGATCTTTCACGTACGATCGAAAACGGCCATGTTACCGGCATGGTGGGCGTTCCAGCTCTTTGGGAAATGCTACACAGGCGGATAAAGACCCGACTTCGTGAACGCGGCGATTGGATCGCCGATCTGGCTGACAATATCATCGAGTTCAACGCGTGGATACGCGATAATACGCCATTCAATCTGGGGCCGATCGTCTTTTTCCCGATCCATCAGGGAATGGGCGGGAAGATGCGCTATTTGATATCAGGCGGTTCGGCGTTATCCGAAAAAGTTCAAAAAGACCTGCATGGTCTGGGATTCACGGTGCTCGAGGGCTACGGCCTGACGGAGTCCTCACCGGTTTTGACCGTCGCCCGGCCCGGCAACAAATTGTTGAGAGGCAGTGTCGGTAAACCGCTTCCCGGGGTCGAGGTGCGGATCAATGATCCTGACGAAAGCGGTATCGGCGAGGTGTTGGCGCGCGGTCAGAACGTCATGCTTGGCTATTACAACAATGACGAAGCGACCGAGGAAGTCCTCCAGGATCGATGGCTGCGGACGGGCGACCTCGGCAGGCTCGACGAAGACGGAAATCTCTTCATCGTCGGCCGTTCAAAGGACGTTATCATCGATTCTAACGGAAAGAATATTTATCCGGATGAGATCGAAGAGATATATTCCAAGTCCGGGTTCATAAAAGAACTGAGCGTGGTCGGTCTGCCCGAGGACGACGGCGGGGAAAAGATAGCGGCGTTGGTCGTCCCTGATTACGAACACGATATCGCTCTGTCCCGGGCGGACGTCAACAAAAGGATCGAAGAGTACTTTCGTGAGATCGCGGCCTCGCTGCCCTTCTTCAAACGGATCAAGGTATTTCACATAACTCCGTTCGAGTTGCCGCGAACTGCGACCCGGAAAGTTAAACGTCCAGAGGTCGTCGAGATGCTTCAGTCACTCGAAGAACGTTCAAAGAACAAAACGATAGCCGCGACGGAGTCAAAGAGTGACGACAATCTATTGTGGATCCGGAAGATCGTCGCAACCGTTTCAAGCAGGCCATTATCGGAAATCGCCGTAGAAGATAAACTCGCGAATCTCGGTTTTGATTCGCTGATGTTCGTCGAACTCCAGGCGGCGGTCGAAGATGCCGGAGGCCGTGTGCTTTCTCCAGACGCGTTGAACGAGGTTCAGACGGTCCGCGAATTGTTGACCGCGGTCAAGCGAATAGATAGGTCTAAACGTCTTGCAGATGAGCCAAAGATCGAAGAGAAAAAAGATGACGAGGACATTTTTATCCCTTCGCTGGTCCGGAGAATAGGGAACGCCGCAGTCGATTTTGCTCAGGAACGTCTTTACAAGAACGTCCTTGATACGACGATCGAAGGGCAGGGCAACGTGCCTCAGCATGTAAATTTCATCGTTGCGCCGAACCACGCATCCCATATCGATACCGGACTGGTCAAGACCGCCCTCGGCAAGGCCGTTGCAGAACAGACCGTAGCGGTCGCCGCTGCTGACTACTGGTTCGATACCAAATATAAGCGGGCGTACATGAACAACTTTACGACGCTTGTACCTATCGAGCGAACGGGAAGTTTGAGGCAGTCGCTGCGACATGTTACGCGGATCCTGAACGAGGGCTATAACGCGCTGATATTTCCGGAAGGAACCCGCTCGCTGACGGGCGAGATCGCCGAATTCAAACCGGTGATCGGCTATCTTGCCCTCAATCAGAAGATAGGAATACTTCCGATACAGCTCTGGGGAACATTCGAAGCATATCCAAAGGGTATGACGATCCCTGCCAAGCAGAGCATCGGAGCTAAGATCGGGGCTCGGATCGGTAAATTCCTTTCGTACGAAGAGCTTCGCGATATGACCAAAGGTGTGCCTAACACAGAGGCTTACAGGCTCATAGCGGCCCGCGTCCAACACGAGGTCGAGAATATGCGTGATGGCAGGCGAGACAAGTTCGATGTCGTTTCGGTAAGAAAGGCTTGGAAGGCCGAGCGTCGTAAAGTTCGGAAACCGGAACCAATGATTGATGAATAAAATGGGAGGTCCTAAGACCTCCCGACGGACCTCTCTAGCGAGCGTTTTGGATCGCCGGAAGAAGCAGGCCGATCAAAACCGGTATTGATGCCGAAACAACAAGAAGTTCGATGAGTGTGAAACCCATGATGCCTTTGAGTCGATTAGTAGTGTTCTTCATAATTAGTTCTCCTTTGTTAAGTATCTCGGATGTCATTATCGTCATCCGATAGAGAATGCGTAGCGATCAGGAAAAAACTATCATCGAATAGACAATTTTTAAGCTTAACGTGAAAAACCGCACCGGCGTCCGGTGCGTACAATCAATGATCTTTGTTCGGTTCGGAGCCTAATACATATGTTGAGAAAGATATTTTCACTCGCAATGATCGTTACACTCGTTTCTTCGATCGGTCTTGGCCAGCGAAAACCTGCGTTCAAGATCGATTTCGAAAAGTTCACTTTGCCGAACGGGCTTGAGGTGATCTTTCACATCGACCGTTCCGATCCGGTCGTGGCGGTTTCGTTGACCGCCCATGTCGGTTCGGCCCGAGAAAAGGCGGGTCGTACCGGATTTGCACATATGTTCGAGCATTTGCTGTTTCTCGAATCGGAGAATCTGGGTAAGGGCGGGCTTGACAAATTGACCGCGCGAATCGGCGGTTCCGGTGCTAACGGTTCCACTAGCAGGGACCGTACGAACTACTTGCAGACGGTTCCTAAAGATGCTCTCGAAAAGATGCTCTGGGCCGAGGCTGACAAGCTCGGGTGGTTCATCAACACTGTCACCGAAGCCGTCTTGGCGAAAGAAAAACAGGTCGTTAAGAACGAAAAGCGTCAAGGTGTCGACAATAACCCGTACGGGCATACTTCCTACGTCATTGATAAAGCTCTTTATCCGGAAGATCATCCCTACAACTGGCAGGTGATCGGGTCACTTGAAGATCTTCAGAATGCCGAACTTGAGGATGTGAAGGAGTTCTTCCGCAAATGGTACGTACCGAACAACGTGACGCTAACCGTTGCAGGAGATTTCGACAAGGCGCAGGCGAAACGGTGGGTCGAAAAGTATTTCGGTGAGATCAAGCGCGGAGAGGATATAAAACCGCTCGAAAAGCGGCCGGGTGTCGTCAAGGAAACCGTCAAGTTCTATCATGAAGATAATTTTGCCCGGCTTCCCGAAC
The DNA window shown above is from Chloracidobacterium sp. and carries:
- a CDS encoding DUF2088 domain-containing protein, with the protein product MALSLRRKTHESIVYIDKDSAPRIMPNGEDFILEDIPIGTRVIYPNPPIKGLPNREAAIRYAVNHPIEMEPLYALLEPGMRVTIAMDDISLPLPPMATPDMRQTMLEVVLDMCGANGVDDIHLIIANSLHRKMTAWEMKRMVGDAIYNEYYPDRYYNHDAEDDDNLVTLGHTRHNEPLRVNKRAIESDLLIYLNINLVPMDGGHKSVAVGLCDYESLRAHHEPQTIRDSHSYMDPPASELNHKVIRLGKLVDEQCKVFHIETALNNRMFPEGYDILTRNEDEFSFMDRMKWEAMARTFSKMPRAARRKMLHAIPAQYELIGCYAGKTEPVHDKILELNYRQYEIPVKGQCDILISGIPDISPYNVYSALNPLLVQVMALGYHFNMYRNKPLLRKGGVMIITHPCFDEFDHNFHPSYIEFFHRLLPESRDAFYLREKYEREFASNPAYVEMYRRGNAYHGAHPFFMWYWGENGRQHVGKVIVAGAENAHVPEMLGWERADNLTEAIAMGRSYMGRNAEITMLHQPIIGLCNVSD
- a CDS encoding AMP-binding protein; the protein is MKLSPSEIFKGKNIFFIGGTGFVGKVTLSMLLHNFPDIGKVYATVRARDENESRTRFWTSIVTSPTFDPLREKYGDGFDDFIKSKVVPVNGDVGNEYLGLDEKEAKKIMRVTDIIINGAGNVTFNPPLESALRTNVVGSNNIIKMARMMKKPRLVHVSTCFVAGKRSGAIWENEPVVGYFPRKNELVGTTFDVNREIEDCARLSEQARQEADDAVQAAKFREQARNRFIEEGRDPDDEAELKSAIFRERKMWIRERTTELGAERAEYWGWTNIYTYSKSLAEQIIASQDDIVKTLVRPSIVESSNQYPFPGWNEGFTTTAPLILIALRGQPIIPVNEKLILDIIPVDMVAGVIIAAAMNALVDDDPPLVFQASSGDSNPNDMKRIVGLVGLYKRQHFDEKETGNKIINKLAGMVEAVPVKQRTYELTSAPMLNKLAKRADDLMDRATPRWGGGRIGNIISDLKRSTEDFKQATQDTMDAFAMFKPFMIDNEYLYRSDNVRALMSVIKEKEKHLLPWYPEKLDWYDYWLNVHFPGMRKWVLPTLEEELKAVEKRSYTYKDLLDLFDTSVKRFPTRVAMRIERNGRREQYTYDDVRELTMRAAGFLADKGIKPGDRVILFSNNMPEWGMTYFGILKAGATAVPIDPASSVDEIVNFAKAGEVSAIVVSPKLSAEHPELKAKLDEAIDSRKKGGVSVWTFDEVFELPDELEESKRLALLPAKVLGNAVASLIFTSGTTGKPKAVMLSHKNFTNMISMLSSVLDMDLTDGVLSVLPMHHTFEFSAGFLTPFSNGTQITYLNELTAEDLSRTIENGHVTGMVGVPALWEMLHRRIKTRLRERGDWIADLADNIIEFNAWIRDNTPFNLGPIVFFPIHQGMGGKMRYLISGGSALSEKVQKDLHGLGFTVLEGYGLTESSPVLTVARPGNKLLRGSVGKPLPGVEVRINDPDESGIGEVLARGQNVMLGYYNNDEATEEVLQDRWLRTGDLGRLDEDGNLFIVGRSKDVIIDSNGKNIYPDEIEEIYSKSGFIKELSVVGLPEDDGGEKIAALVVPDYEHDIALSRADVNKRIEEYFREIAASLPFFKRIKVFHITPFELPRTATRKVKRPEVVEMLQSLEERSKNKTIAATESKSDDNLLWIRKIVATVSSRPLSEIAVEDKLANLGFDSLMFVELQAAVEDAGGRVLSPDALNEVQTVRELLTAVKRIDRSKRLADEPKIEEKKDDEDIFIPSLVRRIGNAAVDFAQERLYKNVLDTTIEGQGNVPQHVNFIVAPNHASHIDTGLVKTALGKAVAEQTVAVAAADYWFDTKYKRAYMNNFTTLVPIERTGSLRQSLRHVTRILNEGYNALIFPEGTRSLTGEIAEFKPVIGYLALNQKIGILPIQLWGTFEAYPKGMTIPAKQSIGAKIGARIGKFLSYEELRDMTKGVPNTEAYRLIAARVQHEVENMRDGRRDKFDVVSVRKAWKAERRKVRKPEPMIDE